The Urbifossiella limnaea genome has a window encoding:
- a CDS encoding Lpg1974 family pore-forming outer membrane protein, whose product MPWENGRVLVVAAGLLWAGAQAHAQAPHAPGAYPPGAARVGVPDEPLMPAGAKADPPKELPTIPAAPIKTLPAAPLVPPPAPPAHAEPNLSGVKDLTPPGFEHHEPAHGATGHGGHDGHHETPGNLLPSYPEEGGWYASADFLLLRPRRGAFDFAIPSTAGGLVTNGPVQSLNYELRTGVRAELGYRLGHSHWEVLAGYTYFRSSAFDAVTAGPGQALLPTLTRPGLTDTVSFAAADANLVYNVYDALVARRFVVGEHVALRMLGGMRFANIQQSFNAYYDGIDARQAQVRAESQFQGFGPVVGGEAVWAGWNGLHLYGRANGGLLTGNSENPLLEANGNGGAVFANTRYDIQKVVPFASVGVGGGWQYRTFTFRAGYEITHWFGLIDQPRFSDDVGRGRFVPTPANLSLEGLFVQMAVQF is encoded by the coding sequence ATGCCGTGGGAGAACGGTCGGGTGCTGGTCGTCGCGGCGGGGCTGCTCTGGGCCGGCGCGCAAGCCCACGCCCAGGCGCCGCACGCGCCGGGGGCGTATCCGCCGGGCGCGGCGCGGGTCGGCGTCCCCGACGAACCGCTAATGCCGGCGGGCGCGAAGGCCGACCCGCCCAAGGAATTGCCGACCATCCCGGCAGCACCGATCAAGACGCTCCCCGCTGCTCCGCTCGTGCCACCGCCCGCGCCGCCGGCGCACGCGGAGCCGAACCTGTCGGGCGTCAAAGACCTGACGCCGCCCGGCTTCGAGCACCACGAACCCGCCCACGGCGCGACCGGGCACGGCGGCCACGACGGGCACCACGAGACGCCGGGGAACCTGCTGCCGTCGTACCCCGAGGAGGGCGGCTGGTACGCCAGCGCCGACTTCCTGCTACTGCGGCCGCGGCGCGGGGCGTTCGACTTCGCCATCCCCAGCACGGCCGGCGGGCTCGTCACCAACGGCCCCGTGCAGAGCCTGAACTACGAGCTGCGCACCGGCGTCCGCGCCGAGCTCGGCTACCGCCTCGGCCACTCGCACTGGGAAGTCCTGGCCGGGTACACCTACTTCCGCAGCAGCGCGTTCGACGCCGTCACCGCCGGCCCCGGCCAGGCGCTCCTGCCGACGCTCACGCGCCCCGGCCTCACCGACACGGTGTCGTTCGCCGCGGCCGACGCGAACCTCGTTTACAACGTTTACGACGCGCTGGTCGCCCGGCGGTTCGTGGTCGGCGAGCACGTGGCCCTGCGGATGCTCGGCGGCATGCGGTTCGCCAACATCCAGCAGAGCTTCAACGCCTACTACGACGGCATCGACGCCCGGCAGGCGCAGGTGCGGGCCGAGTCGCAGTTCCAGGGCTTCGGCCCGGTCGTCGGCGGCGAGGCGGTGTGGGCCGGGTGGAACGGCCTCCACCTGTACGGCCGGGCCAACGGCGGCCTGCTGACGGGGAACTCGGAGAACCCGCTGCTGGAGGCGAACGGCAACGGCGGCGCGGTCTTCGCCAACACCCGCTACGACATCCAGAAGGTGGTGCCGTTCGCCTCCGTCGGCGTCGGCGGCGGCTGGCAGTACCGCACGTTCACGTTCCGGGCGGGCTACGAGATCACGCACTGGTTCGGGCTGATCGACCAGCCGCGGTTCTCCGACGACGTGGGCCGCGGGCGGTTCGTGCCGACGCCCGCGAACCTGTCGCTGGAAGGGCTGTTCGTGCAGATGGCGGTGCAGTTCTAA
- a CDS encoding AMP-binding protein translates to MLSFLAGLVVRLLVRFRAYGRDRVPRRGGVLLVANRIGPLDRLLLRAACPRSVRILPDRGYDVAEVAAALDGGGCVLMFPEGAVSGSGHLRAFGGELDAVLAATTKSVDVVPACLGGLWGGRWSQSPGQHTDAAGVMFGEPLPKATPAADLRLAVEVLRADLALKLSDFTPLVHQGFVRTMVSFRGLFRPAVIDYAAGEKTLTGGKLFVGAICVTSYLRGRVGDAPNVGVWLPTSLGGALANLAIAFLGRASVNLNYTAGAGAVASAARQAGLKVVVTSKRFLMRFPLELPDDIQRIYLEDVLAAVTKGQQTRTFLMALLLPAWVIERFVLGLHRHKTDDVLTIVFSSGSTGEPKGVVLTHRNIASNVDAAVRTIRIEPTDTLMGVLPFFHSFGYTVCLWAPLVAGAAVVYSPDPRAAKDVGAIVKKHAVSILLSTATFLRLYLRRCEPDDFRSIRLLICGAEKLPVKLQDEFHARLGVLPMEGYGCTELSPVVSTNLPAVTVGGETQECNTRGTVGRPVVGVAVRAFTQEEREPLPPGTEGVLCAKGPNVMAGYLHQPEKTKEAVRDGWYNTGDVGLVRADGFIQITGRVSRFAKIGGEMVPLERLEDELHDLYGGTDRVLTVTAVPDEKRGERLVVLVVPEAAGGIGALLGQLRARGLPNLWVPDARDCYTVEALPTLGSGKLDLKRVGELARELAKV, encoded by the coding sequence ATGCTGTCGTTCCTCGCCGGGCTGGTCGTGCGGTTGCTCGTCCGGTTCCGCGCCTACGGCCGCGACCGGGTGCCGCGCCGCGGCGGCGTCCTGCTCGTCGCCAACCGCATCGGCCCGCTCGACCGCCTGCTATTACGTGCGGCCTGCCCCCGAAGCGTGCGCATCCTTCCCGACCGCGGCTACGACGTGGCCGAAGTCGCGGCGGCGCTCGACGGCGGCGGGTGCGTCCTGATGTTCCCCGAGGGCGCCGTCAGCGGCAGCGGCCACCTCCGCGCCTTCGGGGGTGAACTCGACGCCGTCCTCGCCGCGACGACAAAAAGCGTGGACGTGGTTCCGGCGTGCTTGGGCGGGTTGTGGGGCGGCCGCTGGAGCCAGTCGCCGGGACAGCACACGGACGCCGCCGGGGTGATGTTCGGTGAACCCCTTCCGAAGGCGACGCCCGCCGCAGATCTGCGGCTGGCCGTGGAAGTTCTCCGCGCCGACCTGGCTCTGAAGCTCAGCGACTTCACGCCGCTGGTGCACCAGGGCTTCGTCCGCACGATGGTGTCATTCCGCGGGCTGTTCCGGCCGGCGGTGATCGACTACGCCGCGGGCGAGAAGACGCTCACGGGCGGCAAGCTGTTCGTCGGCGCCATCTGCGTCACGAGCTATCTCCGGGGCCGCGTCGGCGACGCGCCGAACGTCGGCGTCTGGCTCCCGACCTCGCTCGGCGGGGCGCTGGCGAATCTGGCCATCGCCTTCCTCGGCCGGGCGTCGGTGAACCTGAACTACACCGCCGGCGCCGGCGCGGTCGCGTCCGCGGCCCGGCAGGCGGGGCTGAAGGTCGTCGTCACCTCGAAGCGCTTCCTGATGCGGTTCCCGCTGGAGCTACCCGACGACATCCAACGCATTTACCTGGAGGACGTGCTGGCCGCGGTCACGAAGGGGCAGCAGACGCGCACGTTCCTCATGGCGCTGCTCCTACCGGCGTGGGTCATCGAGCGGTTCGTCCTGGGCCTGCACCGGCACAAGACGGACGACGTGCTCACCATCGTGTTCAGCAGCGGCAGTACGGGTGAGCCGAAGGGCGTGGTCCTGACGCACCGCAACATCGCGTCGAACGTGGACGCCGCGGTCCGCACCATCCGCATCGAGCCGACCGACACGCTGATGGGGGTGCTCCCCTTCTTCCACAGCTTCGGCTACACGGTGTGCCTGTGGGCCCCGCTGGTGGCGGGGGCCGCGGTGGTTTACTCGCCCGACCCGCGGGCCGCGAAGGACGTGGGCGCGATCGTGAAGAAGCACGCCGTGTCGATCCTGCTCAGCACGGCGACGTTCCTGCGCCTGTACCTTCGCCGCTGTGAACCGGACGACTTCCGTTCCATTCGCCTCCTCATCTGCGGCGCCGAGAAGCTGCCGGTGAAGCTCCAGGACGAGTTCCACGCCCGGCTCGGCGTCCTGCCGATGGAGGGCTACGGTTGCACCGAGCTGTCGCCGGTGGTGTCCACCAACCTGCCGGCCGTCACAGTCGGCGGCGAGACCCAGGAGTGCAACACGCGGGGGACGGTGGGCCGGCCGGTCGTTGGCGTCGCGGTGCGGGCGTTCACGCAGGAGGAGCGCGAGCCGCTGCCGCCCGGCACGGAGGGCGTGCTGTGCGCGAAGGGGCCGAACGTGATGGCCGGGTACCTCCACCAGCCGGAGAAGACGAAGGAGGCCGTGCGCGACGGCTGGTACAACACCGGCGACGTGGGCCTGGTTCGCGCCGACGGGTTCATCCAGATCACGGGGCGCGTCAGCCGCTTCGCCAAAATCGGCGGCGAGATGGTGCCGCTAGAGCGACTCGAGGACGAGCTTCACGACCTGTACGGCGGTACCGACCGCGTGTTGACCGTGACCGCGGTGCCGGACGAGAAGCGCGGCGAGCGGCTGGTGGTGCTGGTGGTCCCCGAAGCGGCCGGCGGCATCGGGGCGCTGCTGGGGCAGCTCCGGGCCCGCGGGCTGCCGAACCTGTGGGTGCCGGACGCCCGCGACTGCTACACCGTCGAGGCGCTGCCGACGCTCGGGAGCGGCAAGCTCGACCTCAAGCGCGTCGGCGAGCTGGCGCGGGAGTTAGCGAAAGTGTAG
- a CDS encoding efflux RND transporter periplasmic adaptor subunit produces MTPTQSSASGSSSSGGQNDPKNRYGRQIEEAFEAASRLAGSALSPADFYQQFLNRTLAAIDAPAGAVWLRTPQGFLQIACQVNLESVGLENRRGGRQCHNEVLRQVFQAAPPRPLMLEPNGRLAPNQAAPAAAAGDPSIPAANLTDYFALFAPIVTPDKAALGVLEVFQDPALDPKLYPTFLNYTFQMAGYASQYHQFSNARSATGIERTFTQVEGFARLVHGTLNPTEVAYHVANEGRKLIECDRLCVGVRHARTKVTVEAVSGADVVEKASTHVRRLRKLMESVVAWGETLTFKGVKDAGLPPDVSYSLDEYLNESQPKLLVVLPIRDEREKDQSKPARSVLVLESFNPPEDAAPMTQRLELVAKHAAPALYNAAELKRVPLKFLWWPIAKVQEGLGGKARFYTVAGVAAAMVLIACMIVVPYPLRMEAKGHMQPVEIAKVYAPREGQIRRVLVRPGDKILPGDAVAELHDAQLEGEYRSLLSKVNEAQAKRDTAARMLGNPRLSLEERLRVSAEESLAQLSVDSSRKNMGSLDSAFNATQARPGWFVAKTDDFDRRLKRPVGASKWTVLNDDRRENLVGRTIRPSEEILRVGNLEGAWQVELKIPQRNIGQVMRAFADPKIQKDAGGRPYLDVDVLLASMPDDRFRGRLYQDDVAAEAVPVKDEHDENEPVVTAYVKLNLDDMPAEFRIPEQQFVTGLEVRTRVRCGDHALGYSMFHGVWEWFYEKVIFWF; encoded by the coding sequence GTGACGCCGACCCAGTCCTCCGCCAGCGGCAGCAGCAGCTCCGGTGGTCAGAATGACCCCAAGAACCGGTACGGGCGTCAGATCGAAGAGGCCTTCGAGGCCGCCTCGCGCCTCGCCGGCTCCGCCCTCTCCCCGGCCGACTTCTACCAGCAGTTCCTCAACCGCACCCTCGCCGCCATCGACGCCCCCGCCGGCGCCGTGTGGCTGCGCACGCCGCAAGGGTTCCTTCAGATCGCCTGCCAGGTGAATCTGGAGTCGGTCGGGCTGGAGAACCGCCGCGGCGGCCGCCAGTGTCACAACGAGGTGCTGCGTCAGGTCTTCCAGGCCGCCCCGCCGCGGCCGCTGATGCTGGAGCCGAACGGCCGCCTCGCCCCCAACCAGGCCGCCCCCGCCGCGGCCGCCGGCGACCCGAGCATCCCCGCGGCGAACCTCACCGACTACTTCGCGCTGTTCGCCCCGATCGTCACCCCGGACAAGGCCGCCCTCGGCGTACTGGAGGTCTTTCAAGACCCCGCCCTCGACCCGAAGCTGTACCCGACGTTCCTGAACTACACGTTCCAGATGGCCGGCTACGCCAGCCAGTACCACCAGTTCTCGAACGCCCGCAGCGCCACCGGCATCGAGCGCACCTTCACCCAGGTCGAAGGCTTCGCCCGGCTCGTCCACGGCACGCTGAACCCGACGGAGGTGGCGTACCACGTCGCCAACGAGGGGCGGAAGCTGATCGAGTGCGACCGGCTGTGCGTCGGCGTCCGCCACGCCCGCACGAAGGTGACGGTCGAGGCCGTCAGCGGCGCCGACGTGGTGGAGAAGGCCAGCACCCACGTCCGCCGGCTGCGGAAGCTGATGGAGTCGGTGGTGGCGTGGGGCGAGACGCTGACGTTCAAGGGGGTCAAGGACGCCGGCCTGCCGCCGGACGTGTCGTACTCGCTGGACGAGTACCTCAACGAGAGCCAGCCGAAGCTGCTGGTGGTGCTGCCGATCCGCGACGAGCGGGAGAAGGACCAGTCGAAGCCGGCCCGGTCGGTGCTCGTGCTGGAGAGCTTCAACCCGCCCGAGGACGCGGCCCCGATGACGCAGCGGCTGGAACTGGTGGCCAAGCACGCCGCCCCGGCCCTGTACAACGCCGCCGAGCTGAAGCGGGTGCCGCTGAAGTTTCTGTGGTGGCCCATCGCCAAGGTGCAGGAGGGGCTCGGGGGCAAGGCGCGGTTCTACACCGTCGCCGGCGTCGCCGCGGCGATGGTCCTGATCGCGTGCATGATCGTGGTGCCGTACCCGCTGCGGATGGAGGCCAAGGGGCACATGCAGCCGGTGGAGATCGCCAAAGTGTACGCCCCGCGGGAGGGGCAGATCCGCCGCGTGCTGGTCCGCCCCGGCGACAAGATCCTCCCCGGCGACGCCGTCGCCGAGCTGCACGACGCCCAGCTCGAGGGCGAGTACCGCAGCCTGCTGTCGAAGGTGAACGAGGCGCAGGCCAAGCGCGACACCGCGGCCCGGATGCTCGGCAACCCCCGGCTGTCGCTGGAGGAGCGGCTGCGCGTCAGCGCGGAGGAGAGTCTGGCCCAGCTGTCGGTGGACAGCTCGCGGAAGAACATGGGCTCGCTCGACAGCGCGTTCAACGCCACGCAGGCCCGGCCGGGCTGGTTCGTCGCCAAGACCGACGACTTCGACCGCCGGCTCAAGCGGCCCGTCGGCGCGAGCAAGTGGACGGTCCTGAACGACGACCGCCGGGAGAACCTGGTCGGCCGCACGATCCGCCCGAGCGAGGAGATTCTTCGCGTCGGCAACCTTGAAGGGGCCTGGCAGGTCGAGCTGAAGATCCCGCAGCGGAACATCGGCCAGGTGATGCGGGCGTTCGCCGACCCGAAGATTCAGAAGGACGCGGGCGGCCGGCCGTACCTGGACGTGGACGTGCTGCTGGCGAGCATGCCGGACGACCGGTTCCGCGGCCGCCTGTACCAGGACGACGTGGCGGCCGAGGCGGTGCCGGTGAAGGACGAGCACGACGAGAACGAGCCGGTGGTGACGGCCTACGTGAAGCTGAACCTGGACGACATGCCGGCCGAGTTCCGCATCCCCGAGCAACAGTTCGTGACCGGCCTGGAGGTGCGCACCCGCGTCCGCTGCGGCGACCACGCCCTCGGCTACAGCATGTTCCACGGCGTCTGGGAGTGGTTCTACGAGAAGGTGATCTTCTGGTTCTGA
- a CDS encoding HlyD family efflux transporter periplasmic adaptor subunit, protein MRARFLLLASLLAVGCGRASPDAGKQPGTPAQPADNPNADVGPPLYASKADVKVPLEPFTGREPLIVPNCTVQYEERQTVSAEVDGTIELLAVRDDGIPAGDVNLVYHPRDLAGLKQVTVKGKDGRNEVIYDPAELAKLPKYRRLKEGDTVKAGQLITMLDDQLFQARKKAAIASEKAAGEVIKSASKGVELTMEKLDLTKKAEGGTSRGDILQDQITLTRFQENLAQAAQSIAKAVSELEEAQVMILKHRIYSKINGNVRAKSKHPGEFVKAGEKILEIQGTDQVRLEGFLDVQYAGLVRRGMQVTVEPAIPSAPTKTLPLHKAAVTGLAVSADPARPIVVSVSADGTGRAWDATTPNGAAVSLTHPVAVRSVACSPAGVPAVAVTGADDGKLRVFDVSKADGIPSDGKELDKAHAAAVGAIAFSPDGKFLATAAGRDVWVWDATAWKHLYSLSANEHRDAVTSLQFTPQGTLVTASRDRSLKVWKLGTEKAAVTRTIDHRTGAVDVLGVSSDGSRVVFDHDKNRLDLLCLADRQTAGTVQNVGPTATFAALAVFNRDDSLLLTAGGEGELKGGIQVWTVPPAGGRAAEAARLFTPGRVAVTAAEFSPTAQHKFLAVGTERGTVHLWTAPATRKAYTGTVEYVDASDNRQVTVRVIMDNRELGLLDRSGATVVINPGQ, encoded by the coding sequence ATGCGTGCCCGCTTCCTCCTCCTCGCCAGCCTCCTCGCCGTCGGCTGCGGTCGCGCCAGCCCCGACGCGGGCAAGCAGCCCGGAACCCCGGCGCAGCCGGCCGACAACCCGAACGCCGACGTCGGCCCCCCGCTCTACGCGTCTAAGGCGGACGTGAAGGTGCCGCTGGAGCCGTTCACCGGCCGCGAGCCGCTGATCGTCCCGAACTGCACCGTGCAGTACGAGGAGCGGCAGACGGTGTCGGCCGAGGTGGACGGCACCATCGAGCTGCTGGCCGTCCGCGACGACGGTATCCCCGCCGGCGACGTGAACCTCGTCTACCACCCGCGCGACCTGGCCGGGCTCAAGCAGGTCACGGTGAAGGGGAAGGACGGCAGGAACGAGGTGATCTACGACCCGGCGGAACTGGCCAAGCTGCCGAAGTACCGCCGGCTCAAGGAGGGCGACACGGTCAAGGCCGGGCAACTCATTACCATGCTCGACGACCAGCTCTTCCAGGCTAGGAAGAAGGCCGCGATCGCGTCCGAGAAGGCCGCCGGCGAGGTCATCAAGTCGGCGAGCAAGGGCGTGGAACTGACGATGGAGAAGTTGGACCTGACCAAGAAGGCAGAGGGCGGCACGTCGCGGGGGGACATTCTCCAGGACCAGATCACGCTGACGCGCTTCCAGGAGAACCTGGCCCAGGCGGCGCAGTCCATCGCCAAGGCCGTCTCCGAGTTGGAGGAGGCGCAGGTGATGATCCTGAAGCACCGCATCTACAGCAAGATCAACGGGAACGTGCGGGCCAAGAGCAAGCACCCCGGCGAGTTCGTGAAGGCCGGCGAGAAAATCTTGGAGATCCAGGGCACCGACCAGGTGCGGCTCGAAGGGTTCCTCGACGTGCAGTACGCCGGCCTCGTCCGCCGCGGCATGCAGGTGACCGTCGAGCCGGCCATCCCCAGCGCCCCGACCAAGACGCTGCCGCTGCACAAGGCCGCCGTCACCGGGCTGGCCGTGTCGGCCGATCCGGCCAGGCCGATCGTCGTGTCCGTCAGCGCCGACGGCACCGGCCGGGCGTGGGACGCCACCACGCCGAACGGGGCCGCGGTCAGCCTCACGCACCCGGTCGCCGTCCGCAGCGTGGCGTGCAGCCCGGCCGGCGTCCCGGCCGTGGCCGTCACCGGCGCCGACGACGGCAAGCTCCGCGTCTTCGACGTGTCCAAGGCCGACGGCATCCCGAGCGACGGCAAGGAGCTGGACAAGGCCCACGCCGCCGCCGTGGGCGCCATCGCGTTCAGCCCGGACGGCAAGTTCCTGGCGACCGCCGCCGGCCGCGACGTGTGGGTGTGGGACGCGACCGCGTGGAAGCACCTGTACTCGCTGTCGGCGAACGAGCACCGCGACGCGGTGACGAGCCTCCAGTTCACGCCGCAGGGGACGCTCGTCACGGCGTCGCGCGACCGCAGCCTGAAGGTGTGGAAGCTCGGCACCGAGAAGGCCGCGGTGACCCGCACCATCGACCACCGCACCGGCGCCGTGGACGTGCTCGGCGTGTCGTCGGACGGCAGCCGGGTGGTGTTCGACCACGACAAGAACCGCCTCGACCTGCTCTGCCTGGCCGACCGGCAGACGGCCGGCACGGTGCAGAACGTCGGGCCGACGGCGACGTTCGCGGCGCTGGCCGTGTTCAACCGCGACGACTCGCTGCTGCTGACGGCCGGCGGCGAGGGCGAGCTGAAGGGCGGCATCCAGGTGTGGACGGTGCCGCCGGCCGGCGGCCGCGCCGCCGAGGCCGCCCGCCTGTTCACCCCCGGCCGCGTCGCCGTGACGGCCGCCGAGTTCAGCCCGACGGCGCAGCACAAGTTCCTCGCGGTCGGCACCGAGCGCGGCACCGTCCACCTGTGGACGGCGCCGGCGACGCGGAAGGCGTACACCGGCACGGTGGAGTACGTGGACGCCTCGGACAACCGGCAGGTGACGGTCCGCGTGATCATGGACAACCGCGAGCTGGGCCTGCTCGACCGCTCCGGCGCCACCGTTGTCATCAACCCGGGCCAGTAA
- a CDS encoding DNA gyrase inhibitor YacG, with product MDKVRCPICDAAMPGNRKDYPDYPFCSRRCRLVDLGRWLGEGYRVAGPSADADDRSTPGDADDPR from the coding sequence ATGGATAAGGTGCGGTGTCCGATCTGCGACGCGGCGATGCCGGGGAACCGTAAGGACTACCCGGACTACCCGTTCTGCTCGCGCCGGTGCCGGCTCGTCGATCTCGGCCGCTGGCTCGGGGAGGGGTATCGCGTCGCCGGCCCCAGTGCCGACGCCGACGACCGCTCCACCCCCGGCGACGCGGACGACCCCCGCTGA
- a CDS encoding FmdB family zinc ribbon protein codes for MPTYDYKCHGCGHTFEELQSFSAPVLTKCPACKKNKLERLFGGGGAIIFKGSGFYETDYGRGGQKKPADDAPAAESKPAETKTETKTEAAPAAKADSGGAKKADGAKKKA; via the coding sequence ATGCCCACCTACGACTACAAGTGCCACGGCTGCGGCCACACGTTCGAAGAGTTGCAGTCGTTCAGCGCCCCGGTGCTGACGAAGTGCCCGGCGTGCAAAAAGAACAAGCTCGAGCGCCTGTTCGGCGGCGGCGGGGCCATCATCTTCAAGGGCTCCGGATTCTACGAGACGGACTACGGCCGCGGCGGCCAGAAGAAGCCGGCCGACGACGCGCCGGCGGCGGAGTCGAAGCCCGCCGAGACGAAGACCGAAACCAAGACCGAGGCGGCGCCGGCGGCGAAAGCCGACTCCGGCGGCGCGAAGAAGGCCGACGGGGCGAAGAAGAAGGCGTGA
- a CDS encoding nucleotide exchange factor GrpE: MADLPDDRIPVDAVPFAEFDAVRAKLAAAEDEVANYKLRLADFENARKRMLRDADAQRKFAAEGLIRDLLGALDNLERASAAAKAAGDTGPLAVGVSVTASQFLDVLKRYGVARIEAAAGTAFDPNVHQAVSQQPTNDFEPGAVTQVVGTGFTLHDKVLRPAMVVVAAQPPAGGSSE, from the coding sequence ATGGCCGACCTGCCCGACGACCGCATCCCTGTCGACGCCGTCCCGTTCGCCGAGTTCGACGCCGTGCGCGCGAAGCTCGCCGCGGCCGAGGACGAGGTGGCGAACTACAAGCTGCGGCTGGCCGACTTCGAGAACGCCCGCAAGCGGATGCTCCGCGACGCCGACGCCCAGCGGAAGTTCGCCGCCGAGGGGCTCATCCGCGACCTGCTCGGCGCACTCGACAACCTGGAGCGCGCGTCGGCCGCCGCGAAGGCCGCCGGCGACACCGGCCCGCTGGCGGTCGGCGTGTCGGTCACGGCGAGCCAGTTCCTCGACGTGCTGAAGCGCTACGGCGTGGCGCGGATCGAGGCCGCCGCGGGCACCGCGTTCGACCCGAACGTCCACCAGGCGGTGTCGCAGCAGCCGACCAACGACTTCGAGCCGGGGGCCGTTACCCAGGTGGTCGGCACCGGCTTCACCCTCCACGACAAGGTGCTCCGCCCGGCGATGGTGGTGGTGGCGGCGCAGCCGCCCGCCGGCGGGAGCAGCGAGTAA